One genomic region from Quercus robur chromosome 4, dhQueRobu3.1, whole genome shotgun sequence encodes:
- the LOC126722632 gene encoding putative disease resistance RPP13-like protein 1 yields the protein MVADMFDSPVAVAIWDLFFNIRSNEIEDYFLTAFRFLTMKTEAAECNVRRRDVKEWLNKVQDAVYRTEDFVDKIRIEALNDRLDATSQTKKITLHKIHFRPMWVSNLPFWPKQKLSQKGDPKRDQRNLWNGMYQEHLQNDIDRYKRLSTFFVADSEVFRRDRDEEAIIELLLSDDGSGERLSVIPIVAEGGMGKITLARRVYDNHRATKAIVESFTSQSCDLEELNSLQHRLCEILKNKKFLIVLDDVLVENYVSWSQLLNPFIDAAAKGSFIVTTPYQAVESTMRTKADNPLRITAYYLKPLSDEECWSIFVKYAFGDKRRNSDPELEDIGRKFVRKCYGVPLAVRTLGALLFNRVEANIGGLVLGWRTKLDRLMRYPSPSEMSDFRLVLRLSYDHLPPRLKRCFAYCSIFPRGYEFEKEKLILLWMAEGLLPQIEGSPTTEEVGDYYFHELLHRSFFLRSSGNESHFVIHNLMKDLAIAVFEEFRFKLGNNSFSHISGRTRYLLLLGKYDPSMIFEAIDKAKFLRTFLPLDHASCHLTSNELRDLLPKLQFLRVLSLSHYDITKLPDSIGDLKHLRYMDLSHTAIRRLPESVCALRKLQTLILSHCRTLTELPENMWKLSDLCHLDISGTDLYEMPEEMGRLKNLQTLSYFIVGKESGSTIKELGGLLLIGSPVIA from the exons ATGGTGGCTGATATGTTTGACTCTCCGGTAGCAGTGGCAATTTGGGACTTGTTTTTCAATATTCGTTCCAATGAAATCGAAGACTACTTTTTGACAGCGTTCAGGTTTTTAACCATGAAAACTGAAGCTGCTGAGTGCAACGTGAGGCGACGAGATGTCAAAGAGTGGTTGAACAAGGTCCAAGATGCTGTTTATCGTACTGAGGATTTCGTGGATAAGATCCGCATTGAAGCTTTGAATGACAGGTTGGATGCTACATCTCAGACCAAGAAAATTACGCTGCACAAGATCCATTTTCGGCCTATGTGGGTGAGTAATCTTCCATTTTGGCCCAAGCAGAAACTGAGTCAAAAAGGGGATCCAAAGAGAG ACCAACGAAATTTGTGGAATGGCATGTATCAAGAGCATTTGCAGAATGACATAGATCGGTATAAAAGGTTATCCACGTTTTTTGTAGCTGACTCTGAAGTATTCCGTAGGGATCGTGATGAAGAAGCAATTATTGAACTATTGCTGTCAGATGATGGAAGCGGTGAACGGTTGTCTGTGATTCCTATAGTGGCCGAGGGTGGCATGGGAAAGATCACTCTTGCTCGCCGTGTTTATGACAATCACAGG GCAACAAAAGCAATCGTTGAGTCGTTCACTTCACAGTCTTGTGATCTCGAGGAATTAAATTCGCTCCAACATAGACTGTGTGAGATTCTCAAGAACaagaaatttttaattgttCTAGATGATGTGTTGGTTGAGAATTATGTCTCGTGGAGTCAGTTGCTAAATCCTTTTATAGATGCTGCTGCAAAGGGAAGTTTTATTGTAACTACACCCTATCAAGCGGTTGAGTCAACCATGCGCACCAAGGCTGACAATCCTCTTCGTATCACTGCTTATTATTTGAAGCCATTATCAGATGAAGAATGTTGGTCGATATTTGTAAAATATGCTTTTGGAGACAAACGCCGTAATTCAGATCCAGAACTAGAAGATATTGGCAGAAAATTTGTGCGCAAGTGTTACGGCGTGCCTTTAGCAGTAAGAACACTTGGTGCGTTATTGTTTAATAGAGTGGAAGCAAATATCGGTGGGCTAGTTCTGGGCTGGCGCACTAAACTAGACCGGTTAATGCGTTATCCTTCTCCAAGTGAAATGAGTGACTTTCGCCTTGTATTAAGATTAAGCTATGATCATCTTCCTCCACGCCTAAAGCGATGCTTTGCATATTGTTCAATTTTTCCTAGGGGTTatgaatttgagaaagaaaagtTAATCCTCTTATGGATGGCTGAGGGTCTTCTGCCACAGATCGAAGGAAGCCCCACAACAGAAGAGGTAGGTGATTACTACTTTCATGAATTATTACACAGATCTTTTTTTCTAAGATCAAGTGGCAATGAATCACATTTTGTGATCCATAATCTTATGAAAGATCTGGCTATTGCTGTTTTTGAGGAATTTCGCTTCAAACTGGGGAATAATTCCTTTTCCCATATCTCCGGAAGGACCCGCTACTTGTTACTTTTAGGTAAATACGATCCCTCAATGATATTTGAGGCCATTGATAAAGCCAAGTTTTTAAGGACCTTTTTGCCACTCGATCATGCATCATGCCATTTAACTAGTAACGAACTGCGGGATCTGTTGCCCAAGCTGCAATTCTTGCGAGTGCTTTCTTTATCTCATTATGATATCACTAAGCTACCTGATTCAATTGGCGATTTGAAACATCTTAGGTACATGGATCTCTCTCACACTGCAATTAGGAGATTACCTGAATCAGTTTGTGCTCTACGCAAATTACAAACATTGATATTATCGCATTGTCGAACTCTTACTGAATTGCCTGAAAACATGTGGAAACTTTCTGACTTATGCCATCTTGATATTAGTGGAACTGACTTATATGAGATGCCAGAAGAAATGGGCAGATTAAAAAATCTTCAGACACTTTCTTACTTTATTGTGGGCAAAGAAAGTGGCTCAACAATTAAAGAGTTGGGGGGCCTTCTTCTTATTGGATCACCAGTAATTGCTTAG
- the LOC126722633 gene encoding uncharacterized protein LOC126722633, protein MRAGEVVWPLNKVAGVARRHLQEFQWVMCCPSKKVHAQRPRWKPPDTGFKKANFDGAIFEDLRAAGIGVAVRNEHGEVVAALAEQIPIPDSVFTLETLAAKHAVLFVQELGLRNVVFEGDSESSIQAISNRLLSHSSCGHIIHDILLFARSFQSFSFSHVCRQDNTLADALAKRAMLSCPLLVWIESVPPNLYNCYLSDFSLFN, encoded by the coding sequence ATGCGAGCTGGAGAGGTGGTTTGGCCGTTGAATAAGGTAGCTGGTGTAGCACGTCGTCATTTGCAGGAGTTTCAGTGGGTCATGTGCTGTCCTAGCAAGAAGGTTCATGCACAGCGACCTCGGTGGAAACCTCCAGATACGGGTTTTAAGAAGGCAAACTTTGATGGGGCAATTTTTGAGGATTTGAGAGCAGCAGGTATTGGAGTGGCTGTTCGGAACGAGCATGGAGAGGTGGTTGCAGCTTTGGCAGAGCAAATTCCTATTCCTGATTCTGTTTTTACTCTTGAAACCTTGGCAGCTAAGCATGCGGTTCTCTTTGTTCAGGAACTTGGTCTTCGTAATGTTGTTTTTGAGGGTGATTCGGAATCTTCCATTCAAGCTATTAGTAATAGACTCCTTTCTCATTCGTCTTGTGGTCATATTATTCATGACATTTTACTGTTCGCCCGCTCATTTCAGagcttttctttctctcatgtgTGTAGGCAAGATAACACTCTAGCGGATGCCTTGGCTAAGAGAGCTATGTTGTCGTGTCCATTATTGGTTTGGATAGAGTCTGTTCCTCCAAATCTGTATAACTGTTATTTGTcggatttttctttatttaattaa